TGCTGGTGGCGAATCTGGTACGCAGTCGGTACGGCCGGAATTTCCGGGCGGTACGCGACGACGAGATCGCCGCCCGGCTCGCCGGGATCCACGTGGCCCGTACCCAGGTGATCGCCTTCGTGCTCAGCGCCGCCACCGCCGGACTCGGTGGCGGTCTGCTCGCCGTGCTCGCCCAGAGCGTGTCGCCGGGGGCGTTCTCGCTGACCCTCTCGCTCTTCCTGCTGATGGCGGTCGTGCTGGGCGGCCTCGGCAGCCTCGCCGGTGCGGTCTGGGGCGCCGCCGTGCTGGTGCTCCTGCCCGAGCTGAGTCACCACCTGACCGAGCAGCTGTCGTTGTCGCCGGCCGTGGCGCAGCGGTTGGCCGGCAACCTTCCGCTGGCGATCTTCGGGATCACCCTGATCGTCGTCATGATCGCGGCGCCCGGGGGCGTGCAGGGACTGCTGTCCCGGCTCGCCCGGACCCGGCCGGTCCGGGCCGGACTCCGGTCCCTGCGGCGGCCCACCCGCCGATCCCGGCAGACCCGCACCTGACCCACGCACCCCGCACCGGCAGTCGACTTCCACACCGGCACCTGAGACACGCACCCGCACCCGCAGTCGCACCCGACCCGCGCCCGCATCCAACACCCGCATCCGACACCCGCACCCGCACCAGTTCCGTATCCGCACCGTTCCGTACTGAGAAAGGTCGGTACCGCTCATGCGACGCTCCATAAGAGGCGGTCTCGCGATCGCCACTTCGCTCGCCCTGTTCGCCGCCACCGCCGGCTGCGGGGGTGACGGCTCGGGTTCCGGATCCGGGGACGCCGTGCCCGGGATCACCGACACCGAGATCGTGGTCGGAACCCACATGCCACTGACCGGACCGGCCTCGGCCGGCTACTCGACGATCGCGCCGGCGACGAAGGCGTACTTCGACTACGTCAACGCGAACGGCGGCGTACACGGCCGGAAGATCACGTACAAGATCATGGACGACGGCTACAACCCGGCCAACACCCAGCAGGTGGTCCGGCAACTGGTGCTCCAGGACCGGGTCTTCGCCATCCTGAACGGCCTCGGCACCCCCACCCACACCGGCGTGCTCGACTTCCTGAAGAGCAACCGGGTGCCGGACCTCTTCGTCGCCTCGGGCAGCCGGAGCTGGGACCAGCCCGACAAGTACCCCGGTACCTTCGGCTTCAACGTCGACTACACGGTGGAGGGCAAGATCCTGGCCAGCTACGTGCGGGAGAACCTGGCCGGTCGGAAGGTCTGCCACTTCGGCCAGGACGACGACTTCGGCCGGGACAGCCTGGCCGGGGTGGAGCGGATTCTCGGGGCCGCCGCGATCGGGGCCAAGCAGACGTACGTCACCAGCAACACCAACGTCGCCCCACAGATCGGCGCGTTCAAGGCGGCCGGTTGCCAGGTCGTCATCCTGGCCACCGTCCCCGGGTTCACCGCGCTGTCGATCGGCACCGGGGCCAGACTGGGCTTCAAGCCGCAGTGGCTGGTGTCGAACGTCGGCGCCGACTATCCGACCCTGGCCAAGCAGCTCGGCGCCGCCGCGCCACTGCTCGAAGGGGTGATCGGCGTCAACTACCTGCCGATGAACAACGACACCGCCAACCCGTGGATCCAGCTCTTCACGAAGATCAATCAGGAGCACAACGGCGCCGCACCGTTCGACGGGAACACCGTGTACGGCATGTCGGTCGGCTATCTCTTCGTGCAGGTGCTGCTCGCCGCCGGCCGGGACCTCACCCGGGAGGCGGTGACCGCCGCCGTGGAGAAGGGCGGCTACCAGGGGCCGGGCCTGGCACCGCTGCGGTTCTCCGCGACCGACCACTCCGGGTACGGCGGGGAGCGGCTGACCCGGGTGAGCGGGGGCGTGCAGCAGTACTTCGGCCCGACGTACGAGACGGACGAGGGGGAGGGGCCGGTACGGGAGTACACCGGCGCCCCGGTGCCGCCACCGGCGAACGGCATCCCGACGGCGAACTGACCGGTCGTCCGCCCGGGTCGTCCGGGCGCTCGTTGACCTGCGGGTGCCGGCCTGGGATACTACATGCATTGTGAATGCAGATAGTTCCCGCTTCGTGCTGGCCGGTGCGGCGGTGGTCGTCACCGGTGCCGGGGCCGGCATCGGTGCGGCACTGGCCACGAGGTTCGCCGCCGACGGGGCCCGGGTGGTGGTGAACGACCTCGACGCCGACGCCGCCCGGACGGTCGCGGCCCGGATCGACGGGCTCGCCTTCCCGGCCGACGTCGCCGATCCGGCCGGGATGGCCGAGCTGGTCCGGTTCGCGCGGGACCGGTTCGGCCGGATCGACCTGTTCTGCGGCAACGCCGGAGTGATCGGCGGCGGCGGCGCCGAGGCGTCCGACGAGACCTGGGAGCGGACCTGGGCGGTGAACGTGATGTCCCACGTCCACGCGGCCCGGGAACTGCTGCCCGACTGGCTCGCCGCCGGTCGCGGCCGGCTGCTGGTCACCGCCTCCGCCGCCGGACTGCTCACCCTGCTCGGCAACGCACCGTACTCGGTCAGCAAGCACGCGGCGCTGGCCTTCGCCGAGTGGCTGCGGGCCAGCTACGCCCACCGGGGAATCGTCGTGCAGGCGCTCTGCCCGCAGGGCGTCCGCACCGACATGCTGGCCCGGGGCGAGGGACCGGGTGCGGCCCTGCTCGCCCAGAGCGCGGTCAGCCCGGAGCAGGTCGCCGACCAGGTGGTGGCGGCACTGGCCGACGACCGGTTCCTGGTGCTGCCACACCCGGAGGTGGCCACCTACTACACCCGGCGGGCCGGCGACCCGGACCGCTGGCTGCACGCGATGAACCGGGCCCAGCAGGACCTGGAACGGCCGGCGGAGGACTGAGCCGGAGCCGTCCGGTTTCGACATTTCGGAACATCTCCACCGCGTGTCTACACTCGACATGCCGGGCGCGGCCGGGGGTACCGGTACGGATGCCAGGTGCTGACGGAGGGGGCAGGGATGGGCGGGGCCGAGGCGCCGATTCGAATCGACGGACGCAACGCCCGGGCCGAACGCACCCGGGCGGCGATCGTCGAGGCGCATCTCGCGCTGATCGGCGAGGGGGACCTCCGGCCGACGGGCGAACGGATCGCGGAACGGGCCGGGGTGTCCCTGCGTACCCTCTGGACCAACTTCAAGGACATGGAGACGCTGTTCGAGGCCAGCGGGGAGCAGGTACTGCGCCAGCAGGACGCCGCGTACCGACCGATCTCCAGCACCCTGCCGCTGGCCAAGCGGGTCGACGCGTACTGCCGGCAGCGGGCCCGACTGCTCCAGCTGATCGCCCCCGCCGCCCGCGCCGCGCAGATGCGTGAACCGGTCTCCGCGCAGCTGCACCGCAACCGCCTCAAGCACATCGCCCTGGTACGCGCCGAGGTCGAGCAGTTGTTCGCGGACGAGCTGGAACAGGCCGGACCGGGCCGGGACCAGTTGGTCGACGCCCTGGTCGCCAGCAGCATGTGGCCGACCTGGTCGATGCTGCGGGACGGCCTCGGGCTGGGCGTGGACCAGGCGCGTTCGGTGATGACCCGTACCATCGCCGCCCTGCTGGCCGACCCGATGGCCCGCTGACCGGCGCGCTGCACGTCTATGGTGGTGTGGTGCCGACTCGGATGATCGTCCTCAACGGTGGCTCCAGCTCGGGGAAGTCCGGCATCGGTCGCTGCCTACAGGCGGTGCTGCCCGATTCCTGGCTGCTCCTCGGGGTCGACACGCTGATCGAGGCGATGCCCTCGTCGCTGCGGACGTCGGACGCGGGAGTCGAGTTCACCCCGGACGGCGGCGTGAACGTCGGCCCGCAGTTCCGGCTCCTCCAGGCGGCCTGGATCGAGGGGGTCGTCGCGATGGTGCGGGCCGGCGGTCGGGTCATCCTCGACGAGGTCTTCCTCGGCGGAGCGGGGTCCCAGCAGGAGTGGCGGAAGGCCCTGGACGGGTTGCCGGTGCTGTGGGTCGGCGTCAGGTGTGACGGCGCGGTCGCCACCGCCCGGGAGGTTGCCCGGGGCGACCGGGTCACCGGAATGGCGGCGGCACAGGCGGAGGTGGTGCACCGGGGTGTCTCGTACGACCTGGAGGTGGACACCACCCGTACCGAGGCGATGGAGTGCGCGCGGGCGATCGCCGCCCGTCTCGGCTAGGGACACACCAGCGTCCGGGCGCCCTCGCCCCGGGCCATCCGGTCGAACGCCGCCGCCGCACCGTCCAGAGTGGTCCGATCGCTGACCAGGAAACCGAGGTCCAGGACTCCGGCCAGCACGTCGGCGGCCAGTTCCGGTAGGTCCCGGTCCGGATCCGAGGACCCGTAGACCGACGACCGCAGCGTACGCGCCGAGTGGAACACGTCCAGCGCGCCGAGCCCGACGATGTCGTCCTTGGCACCCATGCCCACCACGACGACCTGGCCACCACGTCGGGCGGCCCGCCAGGCGAGGCCGATCGTGGCGCTCCGGCCGACGCACTCCAGCGCGTGGTCCACGCCCCGTCCTCCGGTCTGCGCCCGTACCGCCCGGACGGTCGAGGAGTCGGAGACCAGGAAGGCGGTGGCGCCGGCGGCGTGTGCCAGCTCCCGTTTGGCGGGGGAGAGGTCGACCGCGATCACCGGATCGGCACCGGCCGCCCGGGCGGCGTACACCGCCGCCAGGCCCACCCCGCCGAGCCCGATCACGGCAACGGAGTCCCCGGACGCGACGGCGGCGGTCCGGCGGATCGCACCCGAACCGGTGAGTACGGCGCAGCCGAGCAGCGCGGCGGTCTCGAACGGCAGCTCGGCCGGCACCGGTACGACGGCCGACTGCGGCACCACCACCTCCTCGGCCAGCGCGCCGAGCCCGAGGGTGACGTGCAGCGGCTCGCCGTCGGCCGTACGGCCCCGGGGGCTGGCCGGCGTTCCGGTGCTCGCACAGAGCCACGGCTCGGCACGCTGGCAGAACCAGCATCGCCGGCACGGCGGCGCCCAGTTCAGTACGACGTGGTCGCCGACGGCCGTCCGGGAGACGCCGCCGCCGACCTCCACCACGATCCCGGCGGCCTCGTGCCCGAGCACCAGTGGATAGGGCGGGGCGAGGGTGCCGTCGACCATCGACAGGTCGGAGTGGCAGACCCCGGCCGCCCGTACGCCGACCCGCACCTCGCTCTCGGCGGGGCCGGGAAGTTCGACGTCGGTGACCCGGGGCGGCTCGCCCGCGGCGCGTACCACCAGGGCCCTCATCGCTGGATCGCCTTGACCTGTAGGAACTCCTCCAGGCCGTAGCTGCCCAGCTCCCGGCCGAGCCCGGACTGCTTGTACCCGCCGAACGGGGCGAGCGGGTTGAAGGCGGCCCCGTTGACGTCGACCGCGCCGGTACGCATGCGCCGGGCCACGCCCAGCGCCCGGTCCTCGTCGCCGGACCAGACCGCGCCGGCCAGGCCGTACCGGGAGTTGTTGGCCACCGCGACCGCGTGGTCGTCGTCGTCGAACGGGATCACCGACAGCACCGGCCCGAAGACCTCCTCCTGGGCCAGCGCGCTGTCCGGGTCGACGTCGGCGATCACGGTCGGCGCGACGAAGTGGCCGCGCGCCGGCAGTGTCGTCCCGGTACCGCCGGTGACCAGCCGCCCGCCGTCGGCCAGCCCTCGCGCGACGTGGTCCCGGACCCGGTCCCGCTGGGCTGCCGAGACGAGCGGGCCGAGCCGGGTGGCCGGGTCGAACGGGTCGCCTGTTCGATAGCCCTCGGCGAGTTCGGCGGCGAGCGCCAGGGCCTCGGCGTACCGCGAGCGGTGCACCAGCATCCGGGTCCACGCGGTGCAGGTCTGCCCGGAGTTGAGGAAGGCGTTTCCGATTCCCACCTTGACCGCCGTGCGCAGGTCGGCGTCGTCGAGGATCACGTTCGCCGACTTGCCGCCGAGTTCCAGGGTGACCCGGGCTATCCGGTCCGCGGCCAGGTGCGAGATTCGCCGGCCGGTGGCGGTGGAGCCGGTGAACGAGACCAGATCGACGTCCGGATGCGCGGCGAGCGCCTCGCCGGCCACCGGTCCGGTGCCGCTGACCAGGTTGACCACCCCCGGCGGGAAGCCGGCCTCGTCGATCGCGTCGAAGAGCAGGTACGCCACCAGCGGGGTCAACTCGCTCGGCTTCAGTACCACCGTGCAGCCGGCGGCCAGGGCCGGCGCCACCTTCGCCACCACCTGGTGCAGCGGGTAGTTCCACGGGGTGATCGCGCCGACCACCCCGACCGGCTCCCGGACGACCAGCGAGTGCCCGACGGTCTCCTCCGGTGGCGGTTGCCGGGCGAGGTCGACGAAGCCGCGCAGGACGGTGAGCGGCAGCCCGGCCTGGACCCGGGTGGCCACCCGCAGTGGCGTACCGAGTTCGCGTGCGACGCAGTGCGCGATCGCGTCCGTGCGGGCGGTCAGCGCGGCGTGCAGCCGGTCCAGGGCGGCGGCCCGGTCCACCGGTGCGGTGGCCGCCCAGCCGGCGAAGGCGGACCGGGCCGCCGCGACCGCCCGGTCGACGTCGGCGGGTGTGCCGGCCGGCACGGCTCCGATGACCTCCTCGGTGGCGGGATTCTCCACCGGCAGGGTGTCCCGGGTCGACGGGCTGACCCACTGCCCGTCGACGTACAGGTCGATCCTTCGATCCATCGCGTCCCTCACCTCGCCGCGCCGGAGCCGTCCGCTGGCCGTGCCCGAAAACTAGCGTCGCAAGTTTGCACCCTAGTCCGATCCTCCGCCTGGTATCAAAGGTCGCGGTCCGGGGCGGCCACGATCGCATTCTGCTCTGGACGGCTAAAACTTGCAGCGTTAGTTTGATGACGGTGGACCGGTGGTCCTCCGCCGAGCAGCCCCGCCGGACGGGAGTATCCGATGACCGCGCTGTCCCTGGCCATGGTGCTGGCCGAAGCCGCCCGCCGGTACCCGGACACCGTCGCCGTGATCGACGGCGACTCCCGGGTGACGTACGCCGAACTGTGGCTGGAGGCCCGCTGCTACGCGGCCCGGCTGCGCGAACTCGGCGTACGCCCCGGCGACCACGTGGCCCTGGTCGCGCCGAACGTCGTCGACTTCCCCCGGGCCTACTACGGAATCCTCGCCGTCGGTGCGGTGGTGGTGCCGGTGCACCTGCTGCTCACCGCGCAGGAGGCGGCCTACGTGCTCACCGACAGCGGCGCCACGCTCCTGGTCTGCCACGCCAGTTTCCTCGAACTGGGCGTTCCGGCGGCGGCGCGGGCGGGGGTTCCGGTGGTCAGCGTCGGCGCCCGGGGCAACGGTGCGGTGCAGCGGCTGGAGGGGGTGGACGGGGCGGCTCCGCCGGCACCACTGCCGTCGTACGTCACCCGGTCCGCCGAGGACGTCGCGGTGGTCTTCTACACCAGCGGCACGACCGGGGTGCCCAAGGGCGCGATGCTGACCCAGCTCAACCTGGTCATGAACACCATGGTCAACGTCTTCGACGCCAACGACGCCCGCAGCGGTGACATCGTGCTCGGCTGCCTGCCGCTGTTCCACACCTTCGGCCAGACGGTGGCGATGAACGGCACCTTCCGGATCGGCGGCACCCTGGTCCTGCTCGCCCGGTTCACCGGGGCGGCGGCGATCGAACTGATGCTCCGGGAGGACGTCAACGTCTTCCACGGGGTGCCGACCATGTACGTCGCGCTGCTGGAGGCGATCGGCGGGTACGACCGGCCACCCCGGCTCCGGCTCTGCGTCTCCGGCGGGGCGTCGCTGCCGGTCGCCGTCCTCGAACGCTTCACCGCCGTCTTCGGCGCGGACGTCTTCGAGGGGTACGGCCTCTCCGAGACCTCCCCGACGGCCACCACCAACCAGCCGCACTTCGGCATCCGGGCCGGCACCATCGGACATCCGGTCTGGGGCGTGGAGGTGGAGATCGCCCGCGCCGACCTCGACGACCGGATCGAACTCCTGCCGCCGGGGGAACTCGGCGAGATCGTCATCCGGGGGCACAACGTCTTCGCCGGTTACCTCGGTCGGCCGGAGGCCACGGCGGAGGCACTGGTGGACGGCTGGTTCCGCAGTGGAGACCTCGGGCGCAAGGACGACGACGGCTTCGTCACCATCGTGGACCGGAAGAAAGACGTGATCATCCGGGGCGGCTTCAACGTCTATCCGCGCGAGGTCGAGGAGGTCCTCGTCCGGCATCCGGGCGTCGGGCAGGTGGCGGTGATCGGCGTACCCGACCCACTGCACGGCGAGGAGATCTGCGCGGTGGTGGTCGCCGATCCGGCCGGGCCCGGCGTACCCGAGGAACGGCACCTGATCGACTGGTCGCGGGAGCGGCTGGGCCGGCACAAGTACCCGCGCCAGGTCCGGTACGTCGACGCGCTGCCGCTCGGCCCCAGCCACAAGGTGCTCAAACGGGAACTCCGGCGGGTGATCGCGGCTGGGTCCGACTGAGCGCATCCGGCGCTGTCGACGCCGGGCGGCCGCTGTCAGGTGGACGCCGCCGCCAGTCGTCGCCGCAGCTCGGCGTCGCCGGCCGGACCGGCGTGCAGGATCACCCGCAGCGCCGGGCCGGCCGGGCCGGTGGTCGTCCGTCCGGCGATCGTGCCGAGTACGGCGAGCAGGATGCCGAGCTGCCCGACCGGCTCGTCGGCGAGCAGCTCGGCCGCGTCCGTCACGACCAGCGTGCGGGGTCGCTCGGTGACGACGTCGGTCAGGCAGTCCTCGAACGCGTCCCAGTTCCGACCGAAGTGCTCCGGAAACCGCAACCGGGCCGCCCACTCGGTGAACAGCCCGGCCCGGGTACGGCTGACCGCCCCGCTGACCGGCGTCGCGCCGGGCGGTGCGGGATCGGTCGACACCGTCAACCAGGACGGCGGAGCGGGTTCGGACTGTTCCGGCATCGGTGTCCCCTGAGGATCGCCTCCGCCGGGCCTGCCGGCCGGAGCTGTGTGTGCCAGCCGAAGGTACCCGGGTCAGAGCCGGTAGAAGTCCGTGTAGTGGTTCGGGGTGAACCAGGTCGCCCCGGTGGCCTTGTTGACCACGATGCGGTAGGCGTCCCGGGCCGCTCCCCGGTTGCGGGGGTAGACGTCGTACTCGTAGTAGGTGGCGTTCAACGGCAACTGGCCCTCGCGGTTCATGTGCTGGCCGCCGGCGAAGTTGTAGAGCCCGCCGCTCCACGAGTACCAGGTCCGGGAGGTCGGGAAGCCCCGGCTGGCCCAGCCGCTGCGGGCCGTCCGCGCGTCGGCGCAGCGGGCGATGGTGCAGGAACTGTAGACGGCCGCCGAGGCGGACGGGGTCCGGGTCGGTGTGACCACCGCCGGGCCGACCAGCACCCCGGCGACGAGCGTGGCGAGCAGGGCGAAGCTGGTCAGGAACCGGCGTGCCCGTGCCGGGATGGCCGGGCGGGGACGGACGGTCGGTCGGGGAGCGGCGAGTACGGCCACAGTGTCCTCCAGATCGGACGGAGCCCGCGGGGGTGTGCGGGTGGATCAATTCTCGACAGTCGGGGTCCGTGCCGATAGGGGGCCGGGGTGAAGTTAATCGATGCGTCATCGTGCGTTCTCGCCGGATCGACCGGCGGTCGCTGCCCGGCTCGGGCCCGCCGCCCGCCCGCCCGGGGTGTCGCCGGCACGGTCGGACGAAAACCACAGAACCGGGGGTCGCTGTCGGTTTGGTTCCGGATCGGCCTGCTCGGTCACCTGCTTGGCCTGCCCGGCCACCTGCTTGACCAGGTCGGGACCAATCGCAGGTGGGGAGTTGCGCATCCTCGGGTGATATGTCCTGGATCACTGCCGCTGCGTCCGGCAGATGGCCAAACTGTTACGGCTGGATGTTGACTGACCACAGAAACGGGCGTAAACAGAAGGCAAGCAAAAACGATCGGGCGGGAGATCCACAACATGTACGCCGAGGAACGTCAGCAGGAGATCCTGCGTCTGGCCCGCGCAGAGGGCCGGGTCGACGTCATGGCGCTGGCCGAGGGCATGAACGTGACCGCGGAGACGATCCGCCGGGACCTGACCGTGCTGGAGCGGGCCGGCGTGCTCCGACGGGTGCACGGCGGGGCGATCCCGGTGGAGCGGATCGGGTTCGAGCCGGCGCTCGCCGCCCGGGACGCCGTACTGATCAACGAGAAGGAGCGGATCGCCAAGGCGGCACTGGCCGAGTTGCCGGACGAGGGCGCCGTCATCCTCGACGCCGGCACCACCACCGCCCGGCTGGCGCAGCTGCTGCCGTCCGAACGGGAGTTGACCGTGGTGGTCAACTCCCCGGTGCTCGCCGCCTCGCTCGGAGTGAAACCCAACCTGACGGTACTGCTGCTCGGCGGCCGACTGCGCGGCAAGACCCTCGCCACGGTGGACGACTGGGCACTGCGCCCGCTCGCCGAGATGTACGTGGACGTGGCCTTCATGGGCACCAACGGCTGTTCGGTCGAGCGGGGGATGACCACGCCGGACCCGGCCGAGGCGGCCGTCAAGCGGGCGATGATCGGCGCGGCCCGCCGGGTGGTGCTGCTCGCCGACCACACCAAGATCGGCAACGACTACCTGGCCCGGTTCGGCACCCTCGCCGACCTCGACCTCCTGATCACGGACAGCGGGCTCGACGAGGAACTGGCCGACGACGTGGAGGCCACCGGCGTACGGGTGGTGCGGGCATGATCCTCACTGTCACGCTCAACCCGAGCCTGGACCGGGCAATGGAGATCGACTCGCTGGCCCGGGGCGCGGTGATCCGGGCCGCCTCCGCCCGCATCGACCCCGGCGGCAAGGGCGTCAACGTCTCGCGGGCCCTGCTGGCCAACGGCGTACCCTCCCGGGCCGTGCTGCTCAGCGGTGGCGACGAGGGTGCCCAACTCGTCCACCTGCTCCAGGCGGCGGGAGTCGACCTCGTCGCGGTGCCGATCGCCGGCCGTACCCGCTCGAACATCACTCTCGCGGAGCCGGACGGCACGGTAACGAAGATCAACGAATCCGGTCCGGTCCTCACCACGGCCGAGTTCACCGCCGTCACCGAGGCGGTGTTGACGGCGGCCGGCTCGGCGCACTGGGTGGTGGCCTGCGGCAGCCTTCCGCCGGGCCTGTCGGGATCCGCGTTCGGCGAACTCTGCGCCCGCCTGGTCGCCGCCGGGGTCCGGCTCGCGGTGGATACCAGCGGGCCGGCGCTGCGGGCCGCCGCCGAGGCCGGCGCGGCACTGCTGAAGCCGAACCGGGAGGAGTTGGCGGAGGCCGTCGGTGCCCCGCTGCGCTCGCTCGGTGACGTGGTCGACGCCGCCACCCGGCTGCGGGACTGGGGTGCCGGGGCGGTGCTGGCCAGCCTCGGCGCCGACGGCGCGGTGCTGGTCGACGCCGACGGTGTGGTCGTCGGCGAGTCGCCGGTGGCCCAGCCGAAGAGCACGGTCGGGGCCGGCGACGCGCTGCTGGCCGGCTTCCTGGCCGCCGGCGCCCGTGGCCCCGACGCCCTCGCCGAGGGCCTGGCCTGGGGTGCCGCCGCGGTCAGCCTGCCCGGCAGCCGGATGCCCGGCCCCGACGACCTGATCCGGAACACCGTCCGACTACACCCCCGACCGGACCTGGTCCGGCCGCTGCTGCCGCAGGGATGACCCGATCGTGTACGGCAGCCGACAACAGAAACCCCCGGATGTCGGACGACACCCGGAGGCAACGCCGATGACATTCCAACCCGGCCGCGTTCGGT
The nucleotide sequence above comes from Plantactinospora soyae. Encoded proteins:
- a CDS encoding DeoR/GlpR family DNA-binding transcription regulator, coding for MYAEERQQEILRLARAEGRVDVMALAEGMNVTAETIRRDLTVLERAGVLRRVHGGAIPVERIGFEPALAARDAVLINEKERIAKAALAELPDEGAVILDAGTTTARLAQLLPSERELTVVVNSPVLAASLGVKPNLTVLLLGGRLRGKTLATVDDWALRPLAEMYVDVAFMGTNGCSVERGMTTPDPAEAAVKRAMIGAARRVVLLADHTKIGNDYLARFGTLADLDLLITDSGLDEELADDVEATGVRVVRA
- a CDS encoding ABC transporter substrate-binding protein, with the translated sequence MRRSIRGGLAIATSLALFAATAGCGGDGSGSGSGDAVPGITDTEIVVGTHMPLTGPASAGYSTIAPATKAYFDYVNANGGVHGRKITYKIMDDGYNPANTQQVVRQLVLQDRVFAILNGLGTPTHTGVLDFLKSNRVPDLFVASGSRSWDQPDKYPGTFGFNVDYTVEGKILASYVRENLAGRKVCHFGQDDDFGRDSLAGVERILGAAAIGAKQTYVTSNTNVAPQIGAFKAAGCQVVILATVPGFTALSIGTGARLGFKPQWLVSNVGADYPTLAKQLGAAAPLLEGVIGVNYLPMNNDTANPWIQLFTKINQEHNGAAPFDGNTVYGMSVGYLFVQVLLAAGRDLTREAVTAAVEKGGYQGPGLAPLRFSATDHSGYGGERLTRVSGGVQQYFGPTYETDEGEGPVREYTGAPVPPPANGIPTAN
- the pfkB gene encoding 1-phosphofructokinase encodes the protein MILTVTLNPSLDRAMEIDSLARGAVIRAASARIDPGGKGVNVSRALLANGVPSRAVLLSGGDEGAQLVHLLQAAGVDLVAVPIAGRTRSNITLAEPDGTVTKINESGPVLTTAEFTAVTEAVLTAAGSAHWVVACGSLPPGLSGSAFGELCARLVAAGVRLAVDTSGPALRAAAEAGAALLKPNREELAEAVGAPLRSLGDVVDAATRLRDWGAGAVLASLGADGAVLVDADGVVVGESPVAQPKSTVGAGDALLAGFLAAGARGPDALAEGLAWGAAAVSLPGSRMPGPDDLIRNTVRLHPRPDLVRPLLPQG
- a CDS encoding SDR family NAD(P)-dependent oxidoreductase; amino-acid sequence: MNADSSRFVLAGAAVVVTGAGAGIGAALATRFAADGARVVVNDLDADAARTVAARIDGLAFPADVADPAGMAELVRFARDRFGRIDLFCGNAGVIGGGGAEASDETWERTWAVNVMSHVHAARELLPDWLAAGRGRLLVTASAAGLLTLLGNAPYSVSKHAALAFAEWLRASYAHRGIVVQALCPQGVRTDMLARGEGPGAALLAQSAVSPEQVADQVVAALADDRFLVLPHPEVATYYTRRAGDPDRWLHAMNRAQQDLERPAED
- a CDS encoding alcohol dehydrogenase catalytic domain-containing protein; this translates as MRALVVRAAGEPPRVTDVELPGPAESEVRVGVRAAGVCHSDLSMVDGTLAPPYPLVLGHEAAGIVVEVGGGVSRTAVGDHVVLNWAPPCRRCWFCQRAEPWLCASTGTPASPRGRTADGEPLHVTLGLGALAEEVVVPQSAVVPVPAELPFETAALLGCAVLTGSGAIRRTAAVASGDSVAVIGLGGVGLAAVYAARAAGADPVIAVDLSPAKRELAHAAGATAFLVSDSSTVRAVRAQTGGRGVDHALECVGRSATIGLAWRAARRGGQVVVVGMGAKDDIVGLGALDVFHSARTLRSSVYGSSDPDRDLPELAADVLAGVLDLGFLVSDRTTLDGAAAAFDRMARGEGARTLVCP
- a CDS encoding aldehyde dehydrogenase family protein codes for the protein MDRRIDLYVDGQWVSPSTRDTLPVENPATEEVIGAVPAGTPADVDRAVAAARSAFAGWAATAPVDRAAALDRLHAALTARTDAIAHCVARELGTPLRVATRVQAGLPLTVLRGFVDLARQPPPEETVGHSLVVREPVGVVGAITPWNYPLHQVVAKVAPALAAGCTVVLKPSELTPLVAYLLFDAIDEAGFPPGVVNLVSGTGPVAGEALAAHPDVDLVSFTGSTATGRRISHLAADRIARVTLELGGKSANVILDDADLRTAVKVGIGNAFLNSGQTCTAWTRMLVHRSRYAEALALAAELAEGYRTGDPFDPATRLGPLVSAAQRDRVRDHVARGLADGGRLVTGGTGTTLPARGHFVAPTVIADVDPDSALAQEEVFGPVLSVIPFDDDDHAVAVANNSRYGLAGAVWSGDEDRALGVARRMRTGAVDVNGAAFNPLAPFGGYKQSGLGRELGSYGLEEFLQVKAIQR
- a CDS encoding long-chain-fatty-acid--CoA ligase, yielding MTALSLAMVLAEAARRYPDTVAVIDGDSRVTYAELWLEARCYAARLRELGVRPGDHVALVAPNVVDFPRAYYGILAVGAVVVPVHLLLTAQEAAYVLTDSGATLLVCHASFLELGVPAAARAGVPVVSVGARGNGAVQRLEGVDGAAPPAPLPSYVTRSAEDVAVVFYTSGTTGVPKGAMLTQLNLVMNTMVNVFDANDARSGDIVLGCLPLFHTFGQTVAMNGTFRIGGTLVLLARFTGAAAIELMLREDVNVFHGVPTMYVALLEAIGGYDRPPRLRLCVSGGASLPVAVLERFTAVFGADVFEGYGLSETSPTATTNQPHFGIRAGTIGHPVWGVEVEIARADLDDRIELLPPGELGEIVIRGHNVFAGYLGRPEATAEALVDGWFRSGDLGRKDDDGFVTIVDRKKDVIIRGGFNVYPREVEEVLVRHPGVGQVAVIGVPDPLHGEEICAVVVADPAGPGVPEERHLIDWSRERLGRHKYPRQVRYVDALPLGPSHKVLKRELRRVIAAGSD
- a CDS encoding barstar family protein; translated protein: MPEQSEPAPPSWLTVSTDPAPPGATPVSGAVSRTRAGLFTEWAARLRFPEHFGRNWDAFEDCLTDVVTERPRTLVVTDAAELLADEPVGQLGILLAVLGTIAGRTTTGPAGPALRVILHAGPAGDAELRRRLAAAST
- a CDS encoding TetR/AcrR family transcriptional regulator, encoding MGGAEAPIRIDGRNARAERTRAAIVEAHLALIGEGDLRPTGERIAERAGVSLRTLWTNFKDMETLFEASGEQVLRQQDAAYRPISSTLPLAKRVDAYCRQRARLLQLIAPAARAAQMREPVSAQLHRNRLKHIALVRAEVEQLFADELEQAGPGRDQLVDALVASSMWPTWSMLRDGLGLGVDQARSVMTRTIAALLADPMAR
- a CDS encoding ribonuclease domain-containing protein, with translation MAVLAAPRPTVRPRPAIPARARRFLTSFALLATLVAGVLVGPAVVTPTRTPSASAAVYSSCTIARCADARTARSGWASRGFPTSRTWYSWSGGLYNFAGGQHMNREGQLPLNATYYEYDVYPRNRGAARDAYRIVVNKATGATWFTPNHYTDFYRL
- the cpt gene encoding chloramphenicol phosphotransferase CPT, which codes for MPTRMIVLNGGSSSGKSGIGRCLQAVLPDSWLLLGVDTLIEAMPSSLRTSDAGVEFTPDGGVNVGPQFRLLQAAWIEGVVAMVRAGGRVILDEVFLGGAGSQQEWRKALDGLPVLWVGVRCDGAVATAREVARGDRVTGMAAAQAEVVHRGVSYDLEVDTTRTEAMECARAIAARLG